The following nucleotide sequence is from Candidatus Thermoplasmatota archaeon.
GGCTATCAGATTCCAGGGGGTACCCAATCAGTGCAAACTTGGGGACCTCCGATTGCCCAACGTCCGCCTGAAAAGAGCCATCTGACAGCGATTGTTATAGTGCTGGTTGTCGTTGTGCTCGTCATCCTTGCCGTGGCCTTGCTTGCATTCGTGGGCATGGGATCGAAAGCCACTGTTGTCATAAACGTCTATTCAACACATCTCCTGTTCACGGTTGACTACACCCTAAGTGCGGACTACAAACAAGTTGCCTCGGGCACAATAGCCCCGGGTCAATATGTCATCTACACACACACGTTCTACTGGCCATCAGGAGAACAAAAGACTTTGCATGTATCTGCCATTTCGACAGGAGGAGGCTTTGGAAGTCAGAGCGACTCTGATGACATCTTCATGTCGGACGGTGGCCAGTATACGGTGAATCTCCATATTTGAGATGACGGCTGCGTGAGAACGAGAAAAAGGAAAAGGGTTTGAGCCGAGCCGTCCGAAAGACCTTTGATAGGAGAGACGATACAAGTGCGAGGAATTTGCAATGAGGTGTCCACACTGCTATGCGGATGTTGGGAACGACTTTGGGAGTCACTGCGGGCATTGCGGAGGGGCATTGCTAGTTCAGTATTCAGAGCCACAAACACGAACGTCGGTTGCGAGAACCCTTGCACTCATTGCGGTTGGTATCATCGCATTTTGTCTTTTGGTCGGTGGCCT
It contains:
- a CDS encoding zinc ribbon domain-containing protein, with translation MKCPRCGRDIGEEARFCQHCGYQIPGGTQSVQTWGPPIAQRPPEKSHLTAIVIVLVVVVLVILAVALLAFVGMGSKATVVINVYSTHLLFTVDYTLSADYKQVASGTIAPGQYVIYTHTFYWPSGEQKTLHVSAISTGGGFGSQSDSDDIFMSDGGQYTVNLHI